The stretch of DNA TTCCTGGTGCGCTGTTCTTCGACATCGATGGAATCGTCAATTGGGCAACTGATGTGAGAAATGCTTCCAAATTTTAATTCATTTCTCGTTTGCGCGATCATTTGACTAGAGTAAATAAGAACCAGCAGTTTCTTGGAGCTATGGCAAATTTGGCAGTTGACCTAACACAATGATTTTCTGTCTCCTGTCTTTCACTGTATGCATATCAGCATATGGATATAGACATTTGACAACTGATGTGAGAAATGCTTCCAAATTTTAATTCATTTCTCGTTTGCGCAATCGTTTGACTAGAGTAAATAAGAACCAGCAGTTTCTTGGAGCTATGGCAAATTTGGCAGTTGACCTAACACAATGATTTTCTGTCTCCTGTCTTTCACTGTATGCATATCAGCATATGGATATAGACATTTGACTTATTTTTACTGGATGCAATTATTTCAGTTGCCACACATGCTGCCATCAGAAGAGGCTTTTGCTGCGGCTGTTTCTGCACTTGGTATCAATAACCatgataaagttattgtttatgatGGAAAGGGCTTCTTCAGTGCGCCTCGTGTTTGGTGGTAAGCAAAACGCTGCTTTGGTTGACTTTAACTAAATGAAAAAATCGACCAAAAGTTGCTAGTGCACAGAGAGTTAAGCTGTTGATATAAAAGATGTTCAAAATCAAGTTGATATATTAATTTTCTTGTTTTTATTTACTATACATGCAAAGGTACATTCTTGCTCTTTTGCATAACCTCACATATATGCAAGTTGATAGAGTTAATTACTTTATCAACCCGAGAGTCTAATTAACTTACTTCAAGCACTAAAGCTTTGATCATGAGATAAAAAAAAGTGAAGTTTGCATGCAATAGGAAGACATGATACATAGTTTTTGTTTATGGCGAATACAATGCCTCAAATTTAAAGGCTACAATGTCATGGGTGTATCTATTTTGGTGTGTTGCACAAGGTAAATTGAATCTGTCTCCATTCAATAAAAGGTTAACTGCATGAATGAATAAACACAGACAGACTCGAAGATTACCTGGCAAATGCCTAACGTCATTCTCTGCCTTACTGTTCAACCTCTATATGCAAAAACTGATGAGTTTTATGCATCCTGCATTAACTAAAAGGATGTTCAGAGTTCTTGGACACGATAAAGTTTGGGTCTTAGATGGAGGTTTCCCTCAGTGGCAAGCTTCTGGATTCAACATTGCAAGCAGCTGCCCTGATGATGCAGTTCTGAAATCCAAAGCGGCAAATAATGCTGTTGAAACAGCTTAtaatggtaaattggtaagatatcTCTTAAGATGGCATGGCTATCTTACTGTCAATTCCTTTTTCTTATCAAGTAATTATGGTTTCAATTTTTGCAGGCAAATGCTGTCACATTTCAAACAGAGTTTCGACCTCAGCTATTCTGGACACTAGAAAAGGTTACCTCTCCATCTTAACTGAAAACCTAAGTCACTCCGTTTTACCTGAAAACTTTCTTGCATCCATATACATATAGATACAGATATATGATAAATCGGATCATGAATTGGTTCACATCAGTCTTAGTCGGGGATTGTTTGTATCTCATGATATTTCTTTTAACTATTCCGAAAGGATTTTACCTTCTGTAAAACCAACAAAAAATGAAGATGATATGACTCAGGGACATACCAGTATCTTGATTATCCACGTGTATGTTGAGCCATTCTGTCTGTGTAACAGGTCAAACAAAATGTAGCTGCTAAGGCTCATCAAGTAGTTGATGCCCGAGCAAAGGGCAGGTAACATCTTTCTTTTAATTATTTGCTAGCCTAGGCTTTTTCTCAGCTGTAAAATTTTGCGCCATCTTGCTTTCTTTATCTAAGACAAAAACAACGCGTGTTCGAGAAAAAAGTAGCTGCCCGATCAAAGGGCAGGTAAAATCTCTTAACTTTCAATATGTGATTATTCTGATTGGAAGAGCTAATTATTGAAGCTCTGATCATAATTAATGTTGCATAGAACTTTCTTGCAATAACGAAGTTAAAAGATTTCCTTTATAATATGAAAAAGTTGATGACGATGGTATTTGTGGTTCACACAGATATTATGTTTCATCTCGCTGTTGTATTAAAGGTTTATTTTCTTATGTCTCTTTATCTTCATAACTTAATGTGACTAAACATGATGACATTTATTATTCTTGATTTCTTGTCAATCTCCCCCAAAAGTTATCCCTAGTTTCTTATTGTTGTCATGAAATGACTTCAATTTTCATTCGCAGATTTGATGGTGTAATGCCAGAACCAAGGGAAGGAGTAAGAAGTGGGCATATACCTGGAACTAAATGTGTTCCATTCCCTGAGGTGGGTATAGTGCAACTATGCCATATGTCACATAATATTTGGATAATCACAAATACCAAAGAAATTGACACTGTTTGATCTTCTCCCAGATGTTTGATGGTGCACAAACGCTCCTCCCTGCAGATGAGCTATCAAAAAAGTTTGAGCAAGAAGGTCTGCATTCTGTTTGATTAACAGTTCTAGTCCAAAACTCGTGGTTTACCCATGGCCTTTAGCCCTTTACTATGCAAGAAAAAAAAACTTTCGCAATCTATACAATACTGAAAGCAGAACAACATTTGATTCTCTGACCTAAGGAGCAGAATCTTCTTAGGGATGCCATATGTGTACATCAAGTTCACCAAGCAATAGCAATAATAGCATCTTGTCTGATGTTTCTTCAGGCATTTTGCTTGATCACCCGATTGTCGTCACATGTGGATCTGGTGTAACTGCCTGCATACTTGCCCTGGTCTGGAAATCTTGCATGCTCTTCTTGGATATATCTTTTGAGACACTGACCCTGCC from Triticum dicoccoides isolate Atlit2015 ecotype Zavitan chromosome 6A, WEW_v2.0, whole genome shotgun sequence encodes:
- the LOC119315821 gene encoding thiosulfate/3-mercaptopyruvate sulfurtransferase 1, mitochondrial-like, with the translated sequence MAQDDPVVSAQWLQQHLGQPDIKVLDASWYMPQESRDPWQEYQVAHIPGALFFDIDGIVNWATDLPHMLPSEEAFAAAVSALGINNHDKVIVYDGKGFFSAPRVWWMFRVLGHDKVWVLDGGFPQWQASGFNIASSCPDDAVLKSKAANNAVETAYNGKLANAVTFQTEFRPQLFWTLEKVKQNVAAKAHQVVDARAKGRFDGVMPEPREGVRSGHIPGTKCVPFPEMFDGAQTLLPADELSKKFEQEGILLDHPIVVTCGSGVTACILALGLYRIGKHDVPVYDGSWTEWEAQPDNDYPKVASTAP